One Bosea sp. 685 DNA segment encodes these proteins:
- a CDS encoding DUF4105 domain-containing protein: MSRLLLVTAQLLATLIVLSATAWGSGLLLFRLTGTVATLAAIGFGLAGLAGAIGIWTGAARLPLSFAVLFLGLLGWWNGIVPSHDRDWIPELAKLPQITREGETITVGNLRDFRWRTEADYDQRWETRSYDLTRIEGADLFLSYWSGEAIAHLLVSFTFKDSVPLTFSIEVRREKGEEWSSLAGFFRSYEMAYVAADERDIVGLRSHARKEDVRLFRLAATPAQARDVLLAYVADVNRLAATPRWYNTLTTNCTTVVYHLVGTVAPGWTFSLPLDPRVLLSGYLPGYLQRIGAVRTDIPLDELVRQGRISERARTMSLEDPEFSKKIREGVPAGRP, encoded by the coding sequence ATGAGCCGCCTTCTTCTTGTCACTGCCCAACTCCTGGCCACCCTGATCGTCCTCAGCGCGACGGCATGGGGTTCGGGCCTCCTGCTGTTTCGCCTGACCGGTACGGTCGCGACGCTGGCCGCCATCGGCTTCGGCCTTGCCGGTCTGGCTGGTGCGATCGGAATCTGGACCGGCGCGGCGCGCCTGCCGCTTTCCTTCGCGGTGCTGTTTCTCGGCCTGCTCGGCTGGTGGAACGGGATAGTGCCGTCGCACGACCGGGACTGGATTCCCGAACTCGCCAAGCTGCCGCAGATCACGCGCGAGGGCGAGACGATCACCGTCGGCAATCTGCGCGATTTCCGCTGGCGCACGGAGGCCGATTACGACCAGCGCTGGGAGACGCGCAGCTACGACCTGACCAGGATCGAGGGCGCGGACCTGTTCCTGTCCTATTGGTCGGGCGAGGCGATCGCCCATCTCCTGGTCAGCTTCACCTTCAAGGATTCGGTGCCGCTGACCTTCTCGATCGAGGTCAGGCGCGAGAAGGGCGAGGAGTGGTCTTCGCTCGCCGGTTTCTTCCGCAGCTATGAGATGGCCTATGTCGCCGCCGATGAACGCGACATCGTCGGCCTGCGCAGCCATGCCCGCAAGGAGGATGTCCGGCTGTTCCGGCTGGCCGCCACGCCTGCCCAGGCGCGCGACGTGCTCCTGGCCTATGTCGCCGACGTCAACCGGCTGGCGGCAACGCCGCGCTGGTACAATACGCTGACGACGAACTGCACGACGGTGGTCTACCATCTCGTCGGCACGGTCGCGCCCGGCTGGACGTTTTCGCTGCCGCTCGATCCGCGCGTGCTGCTGTCGGGCTATCTGCCGGGCTATCTCCAGCGCATCGGCGCGGTCAGGACCGACATCCCGCTCGACGAACTGGTCCGGCAGGGGCGGATCAGCGAGCGGGCGCGAACCATGTCGCTCGAAGATCCCGAGTTTTCGAAAAAAATCCGCGAAGGCGTGCCGGCCGGGCGGCCATAG
- a CDS encoding phosphoenolpyruvate carboxykinase: protein MACLGSIPVETIGQFNAAHGAETFGFRKLKSLSWNLQAPQLYEQALKRGEAGLAAGGALCADTGTHTGRSPKDKFVVRDAMTEGTVWWENNGAMSPEHFEALLADFLKHAEGKELFAQDLYGGADPVHRVKARVFTEFAWHSLFIRNLLIRPELEEIAGYVPELTIVDLPSFKADPKRHGCRSETVIAIDFTRKIVLIGGSAYAGEMKKSVFTYLNYTLPAKGVVPMHCSANVGSNDDAAIFFGLSGTGKTTLSADPDRTLIGDDEHGWSKNGIFNFEGGCYAKTIKLSAEAEPQIFAASQRFGTVLENVVLDPFTRVVDFDDQSKTENTRSAYPLDFIPNASRTGRAGVPKNIVMLTADAFGVMPPIAKLTPAEAMYHFLSGYTAKVAGTERGLTGVEPEFSTCFGSPFLPRHPSEYANLLRDFIAKHHVDCWLVNTGWTGGKYGVGRRMPIRVTRRLLTSALDGSLNRADFRRDPYFGFAVPTSVPGVEPHILYPVKTWQDKAEFAETAKRLVGMFRENFKRFEGHVDDAVKAAAPVNSLAA from the coding sequence ATGGCATGCCTCGGGAGTATCCCAGTGGAAACCATTGGTCAGTTCAACGCCGCTCACGGCGCCGAAACCTTCGGCTTCCGCAAGCTGAAATCCCTGTCCTGGAACCTACAGGCGCCGCAGCTCTACGAGCAGGCCCTGAAGCGCGGCGAAGCCGGGCTGGCTGCAGGCGGCGCGCTCTGCGCCGATACCGGCACGCATACCGGGCGCTCGCCCAAGGACAAGTTCGTGGTGCGCGACGCCATGACTGAAGGCACGGTCTGGTGGGAGAATAACGGCGCGATGTCGCCCGAGCATTTCGAGGCGCTGCTGGCCGATTTCCTCAAGCATGCCGAGGGCAAGGAGCTCTTCGCGCAGGACCTTTATGGCGGCGCTGACCCGGTGCACCGTGTCAAGGCGCGCGTCTTCACCGAATTCGCCTGGCATTCGCTGTTCATCCGCAACCTCTTGATCCGGCCCGAGCTCGAGGAGATCGCCGGCTACGTGCCGGAGCTGACCATCGTCGACCTGCCGAGCTTCAAGGCCGATCCCAAGCGCCATGGCTGCCGCAGCGAGACCGTGATCGCGATCGATTTCACCCGCAAGATCGTGCTGATCGGCGGCTCGGCCTATGCCGGCGAGATGAAGAAGTCGGTCTTCACCTATCTGAACTACACGCTGCCGGCCAAGGGCGTCGTGCCGATGCACTGCTCGGCCAATGTCGGTTCAAACGATGATGCGGCGATCTTCTTCGGCCTCTCGGGCACCGGCAAGACCACGCTTTCGGCCGATCCCGACCGCACCTTGATCGGCGATGACGAGCATGGCTGGTCGAAGAACGGCATCTTCAACTTCGAGGGTGGCTGCTACGCCAAGACGATCAAGCTCTCGGCCGAGGCCGAGCCGCAGATCTTCGCCGCTTCGCAGCGTTTCGGCACGGTGCTCGAAAATGTCGTGCTCGACCCCTTCACCCGCGTCGTCGATTTCGACGATCAGAGCAAGACCGAGAACACCCGCTCGGCTTATCCGCTCGACTTCATCCCGAACGCCTCGCGCACCGGTCGCGCCGGCGTGCCCAAGAACATCGTCATGCTGACGGCGGACGCCTTCGGCGTGATGCCGCCGATCGCCAAGCTGACGCCGGCGGAGGCGATGTACCACTTCCTCTCCGGCTACACCGCCAAGGTCGCCGGCACCGAGCGCGGCCTCACCGGCGTCGAGCCGGAATTCTCGACCTGCTTCGGCTCGCCCTTCCTGCCGCGCCACCCGTCGGAATACGCCAATCTGCTGCGTGATTTCATCGCCAAGCACCATGTCGATTGCTGGCTGGTCAACACCGGCTGGACCGGCGGCAAATACGGTGTCGGCCGGCGCATGCCGATCCGTGTCACCCGCCGCCTGCTGACCTCGGCGCTGGACGGCTCGCTCAACCGTGCCGATTTCCGCCGTGATCCCTATTTCGGCTTCGCGGTGCCGACCTCGGTGCCCGGTGTCGAGCCGCATATCCTGTATCCGGTCAAGACCTGGCAGGATAAGGCCGAATTCGCCGAAACCGCCAAGCGGCTGGTCGGGATGTTCCGCGAGAACTTCAAGCGCTTCGAGGGCCATGTCGACGATGCGGTCAAGGCCGCGGCGCCGGTGAATTCTTTGGCGGCGTGA
- a CDS encoding HugZ family protein: MRSARFGSLATLGQDGHPAATLTSLATDSDGTPLILVSALSVHTGNLIADPRASLLIAPGGKGDPLAHARITLKLRARRIARETEEGLRIRRRFLARQPKAALYADFGDFSFFALGIEAASLNGGFGKAYELGPADILSESTQAQALAEIEEGAVAHMNADHAEALRLYARVLLGARDGAWRATGLDPDGLDLALGDAVLRLGFPASVDGPASLRKILAELAAKARQHLPQIHRA, from the coding sequence TTGCGTAGCGCGCGCTTCGGCTCGCTCGCGACCTTGGGTCAGGACGGCCATCCGGCCGCGACATTGACCAGCCTCGCCACCGACAGCGACGGCACGCCATTGATCCTGGTCTCGGCGCTCTCAGTCCATACCGGCAACCTGATCGCCGATCCGCGCGCCTCGCTCCTGATCGCGCCGGGTGGCAAGGGCGATCCGCTGGCCCATGCCCGCATCACGCTCAAGCTCAGGGCGCGGCGCATTGCGCGCGAGACGGAGGAGGGCCTGCGGATCCGCCGCCGCTTCCTGGCGCGCCAGCCCAAGGCTGCACTTTATGCCGATTTCGGCGATTTCTCGTTCTTTGCCCTCGGTATCGAGGCCGCGAGCCTGAATGGCGGCTTCGGCAAGGCCTATGAATTGGGGCCGGCGGATATCCTGAGCGAATCGACCCAGGCGCAGGCCCTGGCCGAGATCGAGGAGGGCGCGGTCGCGCATATGAATGCCGACCATGCCGAGGCGCTCAGGCTCTATGCGCGGGTGCTGCTCGGCGCGCGCGACGGGGCCTGGCGAGCGACCGGGCTCGATCCGGACGGGCTCGATCTCGCACTCGGCGATGCCGTGCTGCGGCTCGGATTTCCCGCTTCCGTGGATGGCCCGGCGAGTTTGCGAAAGATCTTGGCGGAGCTTGCAGCAAAGGCCCGCCAGCATCTTCCACAAATTCACCGGGCTTGA